In the Nicotiana tabacum cultivar K326 chromosome 16, ASM71507v2, whole genome shotgun sequence genome, one interval contains:
- the LOC107760371 gene encoding transcription elongation factor SPT4 homolog 2 isoform X1 — translation MGSQQAAQIPTSFGHELKACLRCCLVKTYDQFRESGCENCPFFQMEEDHERVMECTTSNFTGLISVMDPTRSWAARWLRIARYVSGCYALLVSDELPDDLQNLCKDQNIPYAPPKRI, via the exons atgggaagccAACAAGCAGCACAAATTCCCACCAGTTTTGGCCATGAACTAAAGGCTTGTCTCCGTTGCTGCCTTGTCAAAACGTACGACCAg tttAGGGAATCAGGATGTGAGAACTGTCCCTTTTTCCAGATGGAAGAAGATCATGAGCGTGTTATGGAGTGCACTACTTCTAATTTTACTGG TTTGATCTCAGTTATGGATCCAACTAGGAGCTGGGCAGCCCGGTGGCTTCGAATTG CACGGTATGTCTCTGGTTGTTACGCGCTTTTAGTGTCTGATGAGCTTCCGGACGATTTGCAG AATCTTTGTAAAGATCAAAATATCCCATATGCTCCTCCAAAACGCATCTGA
- the LOC107760371 gene encoding transcription elongation factor SPT4 homolog 2 isoform X2, with the protein MGSQQAAQIPTSFGHELKACLRCCLVKTLGNQDVRTVPFSRWKKIMSVLWSALLLILLVMDPTRSWAARWLRIARYVSGCYALLVSDELPDDLQNLCKDQNIPYAPPKRI; encoded by the exons atgggaagccAACAAGCAGCACAAATTCCCACCAGTTTTGGCCATGAACTAAAGGCTTGTCTCCGTTGCTGCCTTGTCAAAAC tttAGGGAATCAGGATGTGAGAACTGTCCCTTTTTCCAGATGGAAGAAGATCATGAGCGTGTTATGGAGTGCACTACTTCTAATTTTACTGG TTATGGATCCAACTAGGAGCTGGGCAGCCCGGTGGCTTCGAATTG CACGGTATGTCTCTGGTTGTTACGCGCTTTTAGTGTCTGATGAGCTTCCGGACGATTTGCAG AATCTTTGTAAAGATCAAAATATCCCATATGCTCCTCCAAAACGCATCTGA
- the LOC107760371 gene encoding transcription elongation factor SPT4 homolog 2 isoform X3 → MGSQQAAQIPTSFGHELKACLRCCLVKTLGNQDVRTVPFSRWKKIMSVLWSALLLILLARYVSGCYALLVSDELPDDLQNLCKDQNIPYAPPKRI, encoded by the exons atgggaagccAACAAGCAGCACAAATTCCCACCAGTTTTGGCCATGAACTAAAGGCTTGTCTCCGTTGCTGCCTTGTCAAAAC tttAGGGAATCAGGATGTGAGAACTGTCCCTTTTTCCAGATGGAAGAAGATCATGAGCGTGTTATGGAGTGCACTACTTCTAATTTTACTGG CACGGTATGTCTCTGGTTGTTACGCGCTTTTAGTGTCTGATGAGCTTCCGGACGATTTGCAG AATCTTTGTAAAGATCAAAATATCCCATATGCTCCTCCAAAACGCATCTGA